In Mytilus edulis chromosome 4, xbMytEdul2.2, whole genome shotgun sequence, the following proteins share a genomic window:
- the LOC139518751 gene encoding uncharacterized protein — protein MFQSSLERIPGKIRRGFVYQTSEDILPSLRKRHDSRTTKEKEKIQRRVVRHDLCPPFREDQSRPGTPVVGTRLERYASGKGRKTQIPYETSDMYANNGMYKMKQKGSATSRREGSGKLLLSAKRCPTPLPNEKPLTKLCWNHHRELVEEDDSDDDIIINEMLDIRRQHERHFTASTVHINKNNFDVTLSDLENDASHKPHDPVQLTQKVLQTMRSDNVNKNQRIVQWLMDCEEKSKFTGSQLPSHLPDIMINARHVTSASPSMVKRI, from the exons ATGTTTCAATCCTCCCTTGAAAGAATTCCTGGGAAAATAAGACGAGGATTTGTTTACCAAACTTCCGAAGACATTCTCCCCTCTTTAAGAAAAAGACATGATTCGCGCACCACTAAGGAAAAAGAAAAGATTCAGCGCCGAGTTGTTAGACATGATCTCTGTCCTCCTTTTAGGGAGGATCAAAGTCGGCCGGGAACACCAGTAGTGGGTACCAGGCTTGAACGATATGCAAGTGGTAAAGGTCGAAAAACACAAATACCATATGAAACCTCTGATATGTATGCTAATAATGGGATGTACAAGATGAAACAAAAGGGTTCGGCAACAAGTAGACGAGAAGGATCTGGAAAACTATTACTTTCTGCAAAGAGATGTCCTACTCCACTCCCGAACGAAAAACCGCTCACTAAATTATGTTGGAATCATCACAGAG AATTAGTAGAAGAGGACGATTCGGATGATGACATAATAATAAACGAAATGTTGGATATCCGCAGACAACATGAACGTCATTTTACAGCATCTACCGttcacattaataaaaacaattttgacgTTACACTGTCTGATTTAGAAAATGACGCAAGTCACAAGCCTCATGATCCAGTGCAGCTGACGCAAAAAGTATTACAGACGATGAGAAGTGACAATGTcaataaaaaccaaagaattgTACAGTGGTTAATGGACTGTGAAGAAAAGAGCAAGTTTACGGGTTCACAACTTCCGTCACATTTACCGGATATCATGATAAATGCTCGGCATGTTACTTCCGCCTCGCCTAGTATGGTAAAAAGGATTTAG
- the LOC139518627 gene encoding uncharacterized protein, with protein sequence MAGISRVKQHCPRQARPITPDLLKEMLKFLDLDNCTDIVYWCLFLFAFFLMSRKSNLVPDSVDSFDYKRQLTRGKVFMHERVAIVVFEWTKTIQCGERILKIPLVKIDDSILCPVTAYNRMCRMIPAPEESPAFVIKRNASLKTVTYKQFQSKLKRIISLTGRDTRLYSTHSFRRGGASFAFQARVPSELIQLHGDWASDAYKLYLNFTMQEKISVAESMAKLL encoded by the coding sequence ATGGCGGGAATTTCTAGAGTCAAACAACACTGTCCTAGACAAGCTAGGCCTATTACTCCCGATTTGCTAAAAGAGATGCTTAAATTTTTAGACCTTGATAATTGTACAGATATTGTGTAttggtgtttatttttatttgccttttttcTTATGTCTCGTAAGTCTAATTTAGTGCCAGATTCTGTAGATTCTTTTGATTATAAAAGGCAACTTACTAGAGGCAAAGTTTTTATGCATGAAAGAGTAGCTATTGTGGTGTTTGAATGGACTAAAACTATACAATGTGGTGAACGAATTTTAAAAATACCTTTGGTCAAAATAGATGATTCTATTTTATGTCCCGTTACTGCATACAATAGAATGTGCCGCATGATTCCTGCTCCTGAAGAATCTCCTGCTTTTGTTATCAAGAGAAATGCTAGTCTTAAAACAGTAACTTACAAACAGTTTCAATCTAAACTTAAGCGTATCATTTCATTGACTGGACGAGATACTCGCCTTTACTCTACACATTCTTTTAGACGGGGAGGTGCGTCATTTGCCTTTCAGGCTAGAGTCCCTAGTGAACTGATACAGCTGCACGGTGACTGGGCAAGTGATGCCTATAAGCTATATTTGAATTTTACTATGCAGGAGAAAATATCTGTTGCAGAGTCAATGGCcaaacttttataa
- the LOC139518358 gene encoding uncharacterized protein: MPRTVSLDKTYTLSWYGKTSPHLCTFNFTGGGNGESYINMQLCFESEEYDLPSYDVKLIVSDESQKWVYDGSQQQIERQCIERAYEIMFKMQLTNYYTESSWKLKLKITSEKLTNVDDDWNVGDYIQNTALEILPFLIAAVVLFCCFRNEKLRNGFFTRIRKLLKIGSSSSSQQSTDTLREGSRRLSINENRLNYESTDITHMQDNDSRTSSEFSLTFPSEQGEFATGQCVPSAPYELLPPEPPSNGPQAPPPSYDDVVGKSQMKSGLG, translated from the exons ATGCCGAGGACGGTTTCTCTAGATAAAACCTACACTTTATCATGGTATGGTAAGACAAGCCCACATCTGTGTACGTTTAATTTTACTGGTGGTGGTAATGGAGAGTCCTATATAAACATGCAACTTTGTTTTGAGTCTGAGGAGTATGACCTACCATCGTATGATGTAAAGCTTATAGTGTCAGACGAATCTCAGAAATGG gtttatGATGGCTCACAGCAACAGATTGAAAGACAATGTATAGAGAGAGCCTATGAGATAATGTTCAAGATGCAACTAACAAATTATTATACAGAGTCGTCATGGAAACTAAAACTGAAAATAACAAGTGAAAAACTTACAAATGTAGACGACG ATTGGAATGTGGGAGATTATATACAGAACACAGCCTTAGAAATTTTACCCTTTCTGATTGCTGCTGTTGTATTATTCTGTTGCTTTAGAAATGAAAAGCTGAGAAACGGATTTTTTACTCGTATACGAAAACTTCTTAAAATTGGCAGTTCCAGCTCGAGTCAACAATCTACAGATACTCTAAGAGAAGGGTCAAGACGATTATCCATCAATGAAAACCGTCTTAACTACGAATCAACGG ATATAACACATATGCAAGACAACGATTCAAGAACGTCATCAGAATTCTCATTGACGTTTCCATCTGAACAAGGAGAGTTTGCCACGGGACAATGTGTTCCTTCCGCGCCATACGAATTATTGCCACCTGAACCGCCTTCAAATGGACCACAAGCACCACCTCCAAGCTACGATGACGTGGTTGGAAAATCGCAAATGAAATCGGGACTtggataa